The genomic region TAGAGACAGGCCAGAACATAAAACAGCACCTGGACCAGCAACGTGGCCTGATAGAAGGGTGATGATGCGGCCAGGACGAGGTTCGAAACCAGCGCACCGATCATGGCAAAGGGAACCAACCACCGACACAACTTATGGCTCAATAACTGCCAGGCAAATAAGTGATACCGCATCGGATTGAGCAACGGTAAGCTTCGCATGAATACCGAAATTCCTCGTACGACGGTCCGGACCTTCCGCTCGTATTCCTTCTTTTGATCGGCAAGGTTCTTATAATACCCGATGCTATCCGGATCGGCGACACCCCGTAGACCTAGTCGAATGCTGTTCAGCAATGTATTGAAGTCACTTTGTAAATCGGGTGCCCAGCTTCGACACACCTCACGCCGTGCGGAAAAAAACGAGCCGCTGAGGCCGACCAGAGTATTGACCCTGGACTCCAGGCTCCGCAAGGCCATTTCGTATCGGACATAGGCCCCTTCCCCGCTGACGACCCCGTCGGTATCGATAAATCGATCGACGCTGCTCACGCATCCGACGGTCCCATCCGAAAAATTGTTGACGATCTCGCTAATGGCCGTAGGCTCA from Nitrospira japonica harbors:
- a CDS encoding glycosyltransferase, with the translated sequence MAVIITAYNEEKRIREKLENTLKLEYPREKLELIVASDCSTDATDDIVRSFASSGIRLVRSNVKGGKEAAQKLAVESTIGDVLVFSDTATILEPTAISEIVNNFSDGTVGCVSSVDRFIDTDGVVSGEGAYVRYEMALRSLESRVNTLVGLSGSFFSARREVCRSWAPDLQSDFNTLLNSIRLGLRGVADPDSIGYYKNLADQKKEYERKVRTVVRGISVFMRSLPLLNPMRYHLFAWQLLSHKLCRWLVPFAMIGALVSNLVLAASSPFYQATLLVQVLFYVLACLYLLTQQLPNIGVLRIPSFFVMVNISILDAWIRYLRGERIVSWSPSKR